In the genome of Candidatus Lernaella stagnicola, one region contains:
- a CDS encoding GNAT family N-acetyltransferase, with protein MSDITIRAARRGDAKTLAANNQAMALETENLEIEWDTALAGVNAVLEEPSRGFYLVGIRGLDIIGQLMITYEWSDWRNGDVWWIQSVYIAPEARRTKFFTALYNAVLRRAHRAGNVVGIRLYVDRRNKRAQAAYGKIGMRRSAYWMYESLFEHNVKK; from the coding sequence ATGTCGGACATCACCATACGAGCCGCGCGGCGCGGCGACGCCAAAACGCTGGCCGCCAACAACCAGGCCATGGCGTTGGAAACCGAAAATCTGGAAATCGAATGGGACACCGCGCTGGCCGGGGTGAACGCCGTGCTCGAAGAACCCAGTCGCGGTTTCTACCTCGTGGGAATTCGCGGTCTGGATATCATCGGGCAATTGATGATCACCTACGAGTGGAGCGATTGGCGCAACGGCGACGTGTGGTGGATCCAATCGGTCTACATCGCCCCCGAAGCGCGGCGCACCAAGTTCTTTACGGCGCTTTACAACGCGGTGCTACGGCGCGCGCACCGGGCCGGCAACGTCGTGGGCATCCGCCTGTACGTCGATCGCCGCAACAAGCGGGCGCAGGCGGCGTATGGGAAGATCGGTATGCGGCGCAGCGCTTACTGGATGTACGAATCGCTCTTCGAGCATAACGTCAAGAAGTAG